The Aquipuribacter hungaricus genome has a segment encoding these proteins:
- a CDS encoding DegV family protein, producing MRTAVVTDSTARPVAPAVAVVDLDVVVDGVPASEAGTDLDALLARMTAGAQVGTSRPSPDGFARAYAAAAATGASAVVSVHLSGAVT from the coding sequence GTGCGCACCGCGGTCGTCACCGACTCCACCGCGCGGCCGGTCGCCCCGGCCGTCGCGGTGGTCGACCTGGACGTCGTCGTGGACGGGGTGCCGGCCTCCGAGGCCGGTACCGACCTCGACGCGCTGCTCGCGCGGATGACGGCCGGGGCGCAGGTCGGCACGAGCCGTCCCTCGCCGGACGGGTTCGCCCGCGCCTACGCCGCCGCGGCCGCGACGGGTGCGTCCGCCGTGGTGTCGGTGCACCTGTCGGGGGCGGTGACG